A genomic region of Paroedura picta isolate Pp20150507F chromosome 4, Ppicta_v3.0, whole genome shotgun sequence contains the following coding sequences:
- the LOC143835032 gene encoding scaffold attachment factor B1-like isoform X3 has protein sequence MAAAESEGPAAAGSGAEEAPLLLPPPAPSSTAAAARRLSDLRVIDLRAELKRRNLDSGGNKSVLLERLRRAIEEEGGNPDDIPATSDSTNKRTPKRTVKGRKPEEEDAEDNGLEENSRDGQEDTEASSDNLQDIDTMDISVLDEAETDNSSAIDCRDDYIAESVLDSDEKDNTDAELKELPDQLMDNEENGEELDNMLGAASPDLTAVKDLEHHTEPENEKMLDIMGDSCKSEPFKEDTSEAEQAQEAKNPLAGKKAAEEEEDALGATAAQSEEDILDTESSSAQALGRKQQEEEEEEEEAKLLEVAAGQPSEQTGEEAQPDSDSVAVESRSGGGGGGGGGGDESSKTAALSLEASSEASVASQEAAKTEEKSQCEEDSSSATREASAPEGGDQNTSLEDNKDTKLASKEEKGRSAATSGRNFWVSGLSSTTRATDLKNLFSKYGKVVGAKVVTNARSPGARCYGFVTMSTAEEATKCIAHCHKTELHGKIISVERAKNEPAAKKPLEKKENEVKSEASTTDRSPSTKKSEKADQKEDVKKAEEKDEKGKEEVRSGSGDPSKTPKSGNKATERTVIMDKSKGEPVISVKTTTTSKDRSIKSQDRKSESREKSRERQGVVPFDKIKEQKRLREIEHRSTRDRRDKQQRMQAIWEQEERERLEIARERLEIERTRLERERLERERLERERMHIEHERRREQERIQREREELRRQHEQLRYEQERRVALRRPYDMDGRRDDPYWPESKRMAMDDRHRSDFNRQDRFHDFDHRDRGRYQDHSLDRREGSRGMMGDRDGQHYPDERHGGPGRHSRDSWGSYGSDRPMSEGQSRAIRF, from the exons GCCAtagaagaagaggggggaaatcctgacGACATCCCAGCCACTTCAGATAGTACTAACAAGAGAACGCCCAAAAGAACTGTAAAAG GACgtaaaccagaagaagaagatgctgaAGATAATGGATTGGAGGAAAACTCAAGAGATGGGCAG GAGGACACCGAAGCAAGTTCAGATAACTTGCAGGATATTGACACAATGGATATCAGCGTATTAGATGAAGCTGAAACGGATAATTCCAGTGCCATCGACTGCAGGGATGATTACATTGCTGAAAGTGTTCTTGACTCTGATGAGAAAGACAATACTGATGCAGAGCTGAAGGAACTTCCTGATCAGTTGATGGATAATGAG GAGAATGGTGAGGAACTTGATAACATGCTGGGTGCTGCTTCTCCTGATTTAACTGCCGTGAAG GATTTGGAACATCATACAGAGCCAG AAAATGAGAAAATGCTCGACATTATGGGTGACTCTTGTAAATCTGAGCCCTTTAAAGAAGACACTTCCGAAGCGGAGCAGGCACAGGAAGCGAAAAACCCGTTGGCGGGCAAAAAGGCAGCCGAGGAAGAGGAAGACGCGCTTGGCGCCACCGCCGCTCAGTCGGAAGAAGATATTTTAGATACGGAGAGCTCCTCAGCCCAGGCTCTGggcaggaagcagcaggaggaagaggaggaggaggaggaggcaaagcTCTTAGAGGTAGCGGCAGGGCAGCCGAGTGAGCAGACAGGCGAGGAAGCCCAGCCGGACTCGGACTCTGTAGCGGTAGAGAGCAggagtggtggaggaggaggaggaggtggtggaggagatGAGAGTAGCAAAACGGCAGCCCTGAGTCTGGAAGCCAGTAGTGAGGCCAGTGTGGCCAGCCAAGAGGCCGCGAAGACAGAAGAGAAATCTCAGTGTGAGGAAGACTCCTCCTCTGCCACTAGAGAGGCCTCTGCCCCAGAGGGTGGTGATCAGAACACGAG TTTGGAGGATAACAAAGACACAAAACTGgcttcaaaagaagagaaag GTCGCAGTGCTGCCACTTCTGGCCGGAACTTCTGGGTGAGCGGCCTTTCATCCACCACCCGAGCAACTGACTTGAAGAACCTCTTTAGCAAATACGGAAAA GTGGTGGGTGCAAAAGTGGTCACCAACGCTCGCAGTCCAGGTGCTCGGTGTTATGGTTTTGTGACTATGTCCACGGCAGAAGAAGCCACAAAATGCATTGCACATTGCCACAAAACGGAATTACATGGGAAAATAATATCTGTTGAAAGA GCCAAAAATGAACCTGCTGCTAAGAAGCCATTGGAGAAAAAGGAAAATGAGGTGAAGAGTGAAGCATCAACCACTGACCG GTCTCCCAGCACCAAAAAGAGTGAGAAGGCAGACCAGAAGGAAGATGTTAAAAAAGCTGAAGAAAAGGAtgagaaggggaaagaggaagtGAGATCTGGATCAGGGGACCCGTCTAAGACCCCCAAATCAG GAAACAAAGCAACAGAAAGGACTGTGATAATGGATAAATCCAAGGGTGAACCAGTTATTAGTGTAAAGACAACAACTACGTCAAAGGACAGA AGTATCAAGAGCCAAGATCGTAAATCGGAAAGCAGGGAAAAAAGCAGAGAGAGGCAAGGGGTCGTGCCCTTTGACAAAATCAAGGAGCAAAAACGGCTGAGAGAAATAGAACACCG CAGCACTCGTGATCGCCGAGATAAACAGCAGCGCATGCAAGCCATCTGGGAGCAAGAGGAGCGGGAGAGGCTCGAGATCGCCCGGGAGAGGCTGGAAATTGAAAGGACCCGCCTGGAGCGGGAGCGTTTGGAACGGGAGCGCCTGGAGCGGGAGCGCATGCACATTGAGCATGAACGGCGACGGGAGCAAGAGCGCATCCAGCGCGAGAGGGAGGAGCTGCGGCGGCAGCATGAGCAGCTTCGTTATGAACAAGAGAGACGCGTGGCTCTGAGGCGGCCGTACGACATGGATGGCAG GCGAGATGACCCATACTGGCCAGAGTCAAAGCGGATGGCAATGGATGACCGCCATCGCTCGGATTTTAACCGCCAGGACCGGTTCCATGATTTTGACCACAGAGATCGTGGGCGGTACCAAGACCATTCCCTAGACAG GAGGGAAGGATCACGAGGAATGATGGGAGACCGAGATGGGCAG CACTACCCAGATGAGCGCCACGGTGGACCAGGTCGACACTCGCGGGACAGCTGGGGCAGCTACGGCTCTGACCGGCCCATGAGTGAGGGGCAGTCTCG GGCGATAAGATTCTGA